A section of the Coleofasciculus sp. FACHB-T130 genome encodes:
- a CDS encoding DUF3696 domain-containing protein, with the protein MIKSLHLKNFKPFEDQLLEFRLLTLLSGLNGMGKSSVLQSLLLLRQSHQQRLLQRKGLSLNGNLVNIGTAQDALFEGAKEDLISFKITGEHRGERMWEWRFGYDRQADVLRSIAAPVSQKIHDFSLFGDYFHYLQAERMGPRTVFEMSDFIVSQNLQIGTRGEHTAHFLSVFGNWKINSVGHQPVSSKTVDQVFERPEREKTNKLSHPQAKSLSLKDQVEAWMGEISPGTRIHLTSNTDIDLISLQYSFEMGKEVSNKYRATNVGFGITYTLPILVAVLASPPGTLILIENPEAHLHPKGQAKMGELLALAASCGVQVVIETHSDHVLNGIRLAVHDGKLNPKDVQLHYFQRQEKQGQALTEVVSPHIDRNGRIDQWPEGFFDEWDKSLEALLEPAGD; encoded by the coding sequence ATGATAAAGTCACTGCATTTGAAAAATTTCAAACCTTTTGAAGACCAGTTACTTGAATTTAGGTTACTGACTCTACTATCTGGGCTTAATGGTATGGGGAAGTCTTCGGTGCTACAGTCTTTACTCCTATTGCGCCAGTCTCACCAACAAAGACTATTACAAAGAAAAGGTCTATCTCTAAATGGTAATTTAGTTAATATTGGTACAGCTCAAGATGCTCTTTTTGAGGGAGCAAAGGAAGATTTAATTAGTTTTAAAATTACTGGTGAGCATAGAGGAGAGAGAATGTGGGAATGGCGCTTTGGATATGATCGACAGGCAGATGTTCTACGCAGCATTGCTGCACCAGTATCTCAAAAAATACATGACTTTAGTCTTTTTGGAGATTATTTTCACTATCTTCAAGCAGAGCGCATGGGTCCTCGGACTGTCTTTGAAATGTCAGATTTCATCGTAAGCCAGAATCTTCAGATTGGTACTAGAGGTGAACATACCGCACATTTCCTTTCAGTTTTTGGCAACTGGAAAATCAATAGTGTAGGGCATCAGCCAGTAAGTTCAAAGACAGTTGATCAGGTTTTCGAGCGTCCTGAGCGAGAGAAAACTAATAAATTGAGCCATCCACAAGCAAAGTCGCTATCTCTGAAAGACCAAGTTGAGGCATGGATGGGAGAGATAAGCCCTGGTACACGGATTCACCTCACCTCAAATACAGATATTGATTTGATAAGTTTGCAATACTCGTTTGAAATGGGAAAAGAGGTTAGCAACAAATATCGTGCGACCAATGTTGGGTTCGGAATCACCTACACCTTACCAATTCTTGTAGCAGTGCTTGCATCCCCTCCAGGCACATTAATTCTAATTGAAAACCCAGAAGCTCATCTCCATCCCAAAGGGCAAGCCAAAATGGGCGAGTTGTTGGCGCTTGCAGCTAGCTGTGGCGTTCAAGTTGTGATAGAAACTCATAGCGACCATGTTTTAAATGGAATTCGTCTTGCTGTTCATGACGGCAAGCTTAACCCCAAAGATGTCCAACTGCACTACTTCCAGCGACAAGAGAAACAAGGGCAAGCTCTCACTGAAGTAGTTTCACCACACATTGACCGCAACGGACGGATCGATCAATGGCCGGAAGGCTTCTTTGATGAGTGGGATAAAAGTTTGGAGGCTTTATTAGAACCAGCAGGAGATTAA
- a CDS encoding L,D-transpeptidase, with amino-acid sequence MPPSVNNADKLNSIQEERYSLLIHRVDKRLEVLNNQNVPIYKATIGIGKGGLKDKQNMNDFVTPTGEMSVDLILYKKSEYNQIAQDNVKRFVKVTQYRNLVNPQQGLAQLFKNMNHLDFDGNGSPDSAYGNGYIGLTSTTSITGPKMSTFQGTPYWFSIALHGTPNPENIGQANSGGCIHLDSNTLQQLIEKGWVKLGTKVTIID; translated from the coding sequence TTGCCACCATCCGTAAATAATGCTGATAAACTCAACAGCATTCAAGAAGAACGTTACTCGCTTCTCATTCATCGAGTAGACAAGCGCTTGGAGGTACTCAATAACCAAAACGTTCCGATTTACAAGGCAACTATTGGTATTGGTAAGGGCGGACTCAAAGACAAACAAAATATGAATGACTTTGTTACTCCCACAGGCGAGATGAGTGTAGACTTGATTCTCTACAAAAAGTCTGAGTACAACCAAATTGCCCAAGATAACGTTAAGCGTTTTGTCAAAGTTACTCAGTATCGCAACTTAGTTAATCCTCAGCAAGGATTAGCTCAGCTATTCAAGAACATGAACCATCTTGACTTTGATGGGAACGGTAGCCCAGACAGTGCCTATGGAAATGGCTATATCGGACTCACTTCAACGACAAGCATCACGGGTCCTAAAATGAGTACATTTCAGGGAACGCCCTACTGGTTCTCAATCGCACTTCATGGTACACCCAATCCGGAGAATATTGGTCAAGCTAACTCAGGTGGCTGCATCCATCTCGACTCAAACACATTGCAGCAGTTGATTGAGAAGGGTTGGGTGAAGTTAGGTACCAAAGTAACGATTATTGATTAA
- the arfB gene encoding alternative ribosome rescue aminoacyl-tRNA hydrolase ArfB, with the protein MLQISNTVSIPEHEIEMSAVRSQGAGGQNVNKVATAIHLRFDIIASSLPERYKERLLKLSDQRITKEGVIVIKAQEHRSQEQNREEALQRLQDLIKSAIAVVKPRKRSKPTRSSQRKRLDSKTKRSQIKTMRGKVTDE; encoded by the coding sequence ATGCTGCAAATTTCTAACACCGTAAGTATTCCAGAGCATGAGATTGAGATGAGTGCGGTGCGATCGCAAGGGGCAGGGGGACAAAATGTAAATAAGGTGGCAACTGCCATTCACCTGCGCTTTGACATCATCGCTTCCTCACTACCTGAACGCTACAAAGAGCGGCTGTTGAAGCTTTCCGACCAACGCATCACTAAAGAAGGTGTCATTGTCATCAAAGCACAGGAACACCGTAGCCAAGAGCAAAATCGAGAAGAAGCATTGCAACGATTGCAAGACTTGATTAAAAGTGCGATCGCAGTCGTCAAACCACGCAAAAGGAGCAAACCAACTCGGAGTTCTCAAAGAAAGCGTCTGGATAGCAAAACTAAGCGAAGTCAGATTAAAACGATGCGTGGAAAGGTTACGGATGAATGA
- a CDS encoding ABC transporter ATP-binding protein/permease, translating into MDRLNFNVVQQFWTIAKSYWSGDEKWQARGLLLGVVLLLLAYTGLSVVLNNKRGVLISALSARDEPRFWETVIIFIAVLVIYAPLLAGYTYLRDRLSLQWRKWLTHRFVDNYFRDRAYYNLHISGTEIDNPDQRIAEDVRSFTQESLTFVLVLVQSVLSTIAFSSVLWGISKPLVLFLVLYALIGTVVTTFVFGKPLVRLNFEQLKREANLRFGLVRIRENAEAIAFYRGEEQESNQVKHRFLDVFENVKRLLVWELNLNVLTNAYEFIPFVLPALVVAPAIFAGEMEVGKVSEAQGAFVRVFFSLNVVVARFQQLTTFGAGINRLYTFAQFLEQAEADRASDEQPRIQTVSADRLAVEHLSLQTPNYQRTLVEDLSIELPAAQGLLVMGPSGCGKSSLLRAIAGLWDSGTGKIVRPESDEILFLPQRPYMVLGTLRDQLLYPNTHLEVDDEHLKQVLEQVNLAGLDERFGGFDAQEDWADVLSLGEQQRLTFARLLLNKPNYAILDEATSALDLDNEERLYQHLQAKGTTFLSVGHRATLANYHQSLLELSQDRTWQLKQPLALVEEQPELLELPSTT; encoded by the coding sequence ATGGATCGATTGAACTTCAATGTAGTCCAGCAGTTCTGGACGATCGCCAAGTCCTATTGGTCTGGGGATGAAAAATGGCAAGCCAGAGGGTTATTGCTGGGCGTAGTGCTGTTACTGCTGGCGTATACGGGATTGAGTGTAGTTCTCAACAACAAGCGAGGAGTACTGATTTCAGCCCTCTCAGCCCGTGATGAGCCACGCTTCTGGGAAACTGTCATCATTTTCATCGCTGTGTTGGTGATCTATGCACCATTGCTCGCAGGCTATACCTATCTGCGCGATCGCCTGAGTTTGCAATGGCGGAAATGGCTCACCCATCGATTCGTGGATAACTACTTTCGCGATCGCGCCTATTACAATCTGCATATCTCAGGCACTGAAATCGATAACCCAGATCAGCGGATTGCAGAGGATGTTAGGAGTTTTACCCAGGAATCTCTCACCTTTGTACTGGTGTTGGTGCAGTCTGTGCTGTCAACGATCGCCTTCAGCAGCGTACTCTGGGGCATTTCTAAACCCCTGGTGTTGTTTCTGGTGCTGTATGCCCTAATTGGGACAGTAGTAACAACTTTTGTATTTGGTAAGCCGCTTGTCCGACTCAACTTTGAACAATTGAAGAGAGAAGCGAATCTCCGCTTTGGTTTGGTGCGGATTCGGGAGAATGCGGAAGCGATCGCATTCTATCGAGGGGAAGAACAGGAGTCAAACCAAGTTAAGCATCGGTTCCTCGATGTGTTTGAGAACGTCAAACGCCTGCTGGTTTGGGAATTAAACTTAAATGTTCTCACCAACGCTTATGAGTTCATCCCCTTCGTCCTGCCTGCCCTAGTTGTCGCACCCGCGATTTTTGCCGGGGAAATGGAGGTGGGTAAAGTTTCTGAGGCACAGGGGGCTTTTGTCCGCGTCTTTTTCTCGCTGAATGTTGTCGTTGCCCGCTTCCAGCAATTGACCACTTTTGGCGCTGGGATTAATCGTCTTTATACCTTTGCCCAGTTTTTAGAACAGGCAGAGGCAGATCGGGCATCCGATGAGCAACCCAGGATTCAGACGGTATCAGCAGATCGGCTGGCAGTCGAACATCTCAGCCTGCAAACTCCCAATTATCAGCGCACATTAGTAGAAGATTTGTCCATAGAGTTACCTGCTGCACAGGGACTTTTGGTGATGGGGCCAAGTGGTTGCGGTAAGAGTTCGCTGCTGAGAGCGATCGCAGGTTTGTGGGATTCTGGTACAGGGAAAATTGTTCGTCCTGAATCCGACGAGATCCTATTTTTGCCGCAACGTCCCTACATGGTGCTTGGTACTCTGCGCGATCAATTGCTGTATCCCAACACGCATCTTGAGGTTGACGACGAACACTTAAAGCAAGTGCTGGAACAGGTGAATTTAGCAGGTTTAGACGAAAGATTTGGCGGCTTTGATGCCCAGGAGGATTGGGCAGATGTCCTCTCTTTGGGCGAACAACAACGGCTAACTTTCGCCCGGTTGCTGCTGAACAAACCCAACTACGCCATCCTAGATGAAGCAACTAGCGCCCTAGATTTGGATAACGAGGAACGGTTGTATCAACATTTGCAGGCAAAAGGGACTACTTTCTTAAGTGTGGGACATCGTGCTACGTTGGCAAATTATCATCAGTCATTGCTGGAACTCTCCCAGGATAGGACTTGGCAGCTTAAACAACCCCTAGCTCTTGTCGAAGAACAACCGGAGTTGTTGGAACTTCCATCGACTACCTAA
- a CDS encoding TetR/AcrR family transcriptional regulator, which translates to MPRTPAENERIRQATREQILKTAMDLFFTKGYHATSIEDIAKQAQISKGLLYHYFKGKEDVLAAMVDVRLNDLLVVMNAAVAKSTPVEQIRHVAEGALDDVRRQPEVFRFYLNLFTQPRLDPIVAKYSQKLMDEQAKQFEIQTQMFSELGVANPRQRSLYFSSTLQGIMLMFSTYPNTYPLDAVKAQVIAEFCGEED; encoded by the coding sequence ATGCCACGTACCCCAGCAGAAAACGAGCGCATCCGTCAGGCAACGCGGGAGCAAATCTTGAAAACGGCGATGGATTTGTTCTTCACGAAAGGCTATCACGCCACGTCGATTGAAGATATCGCCAAACAAGCGCAGATTTCAAAGGGACTGCTTTACCACTACTTCAAGGGTAAAGAAGACGTTTTGGCAGCAATGGTCGATGTGCGGCTCAACGATCTGCTGGTCGTCATGAATGCTGCCGTTGCAAAGTCAACGCCTGTTGAGCAAATTCGCCATGTTGCCGAAGGTGCGTTAGACGATGTGCGACGGCAACCGGAGGTTTTCCGATTTTATCTCAATCTGTTTACCCAACCCCGGCTCGACCCGATTGTGGCGAAATATAGCCAGAAGTTGATGGATGAGCAGGCAAAGCAGTTTGAAATCCAGACGCAGATGTTCAGCGAGTTGGGAGTTGCTAACCCAAGACAGCGATCGCTCTATTTTTCCTCGACGCTTCAGGGCATTATGCTGATGTTTTCAACTTATCCCAACACCTATCCGTTAGATGCGGTCAAGGCACAGGTGATTGCGGAGTTTTGTGGGGAGGAAGACTGA
- a CDS encoding alpha/beta hydrolase: MDLHYEVQGKGEAVVLIHNAMADLRDWEFIAPQLAQTYQVITFDGRGAGQSPPLLKPAHYVEDLRQLLDHLNLDRVILVGHSIGGQIATDFALAYPDRVTRLVLVAPGLSGFQFSPDVQQWYAQINAVAPDLEKMVEVLLNHPVYSVVMSSPQRDRIIEMTTHNMKRSFEWKTYEMLWPQPPAIDRLSELQTKTLFIIGKKDMPDLFKVAELFQQVPDIHFAYIEGADHMPTFTHADEVSSRIVQFLSR; the protein is encoded by the coding sequence ATGGATTTGCATTACGAAGTTCAAGGTAAGGGTGAGGCGGTTGTGCTGATTCATAACGCAATGGCAGATTTGCGGGATTGGGAGTTCATTGCCCCGCAACTAGCCCAGACTTATCAGGTCATCACTTTTGACGGACGCGGTGCCGGACAGTCACCCCCACTACTCAAACCTGCCCACTATGTTGAGGATTTGCGGCAGTTGCTTGACCATCTCAATCTCGATCGCGTGATTCTAGTTGGACATTCGATCGGCGGTCAAATTGCGACCGATTTTGCCCTGGCTTATCCTGATAGAGTAACCAGGCTGGTGCTGGTGGCTCCGGGATTATCGGGCTTCCAGTTCTCACCCGATGTTCAACAATGGTACGCGCAAATCAATGCGGTAGCTCCAGATTTGGAAAAAATGGTTGAGGTGTTGTTGAACCATCCTGTGTACAGTGTCGTGATGTCCAGTCCACAGCGCGATCGCATAATTGAGATGACAACGCACAACATGAAACGGTCTTTTGAATGGAAAACCTATGAGATGCTCTGGCCACAGCCACCCGCCATTGATCGCTTAAGTGAGCTTCAAACCAAAACGCTGTTTATCATCGGCAAAAAGGATATGCCTGACCTTTTCAAGGTTGCCGAATTATTTCAACAGGTACCCGACATTCACTTTGCCTACATTGAAGGAGCCGATCATATGCCTACATTCACTCATGCTGATGAGGTTTCGAGTCGGATCGTTCAATTTCTCAGTCGGTAG
- a CDS encoding class I SAM-dependent methyltransferase encodes MSQSDLEYRLHLSWNANARAWTKAVREQLISSRRVVTDAAIVDVLVALQPRRVLDVGCGEGWLVRALNERGIQAFGVDGSSALVQQAQAAGGGKFRTLTYDRLVNDPNQLDGLYDLVVCNFSVLGETIVPLLAALGTVLAPNGHLVVQTVHPWSACGDTAYKEGWRTERFTSFGEEEWEPMPWYFRTLSSWLTAFNQAKLQIRQCIEPLEPTTQHPLSLILVSCVEEQFRGSPLYDEK; translated from the coding sequence ATGTCCCAATCTGATTTGGAATACCGCTTGCATTTAAGTTGGAATGCGAATGCTCGTGCTTGGACAAAAGCAGTCCGCGAGCAACTAATATCCAGTCGCCGCGTTGTGACTGATGCCGCCATTGTGGACGTTTTGGTGGCGCTGCAACCTCGCCGCGTGCTAGATGTTGGATGCGGTGAAGGTTGGCTGGTACGCGCATTAAACGAACGCGGTATCCAAGCTTTTGGGGTAGATGGGAGTTCTGCTTTAGTTCAACAAGCTCAGGCAGCAGGTGGGGGTAAGTTTCGCACCCTCACCTACGATCGGCTCGTCAACGATCCAAATCAACTCGATGGACTATACGATCTCGTCGTTTGTAACTTCTCAGTGTTAGGGGAAACCATTGTACCGCTGCTGGCTGCACTGGGTACAGTTCTAGCGCCTAATGGACACCTCGTTGTGCAGACGGTTCACCCGTGGAGTGCCTGTGGCGACACCGCCTACAAGGAGGGCTGGCGAACCGAGCGCTTCACGAGCTTTGGCGAGGAGGAGTGGGAGCCAATGCCTTGGTATTTTCGGACTCTCAGTTCGTGGCTGACAGCTTTTAACCAAGCAAAGTTGCAGATACGCCAATGTATTGAACCACTTGAGCCAACAACGCAGCATCCTCTATCGCTTATTCTCGTGTCCTGCGTAGAAGAACAATTTAGAGGATCTCCCTTATATGATGAGAAATAG
- a CDS encoding Precorrin-3B methylase, with protein sequence MAKQENPLTGEALIKEVCRRIRVARSYWDAHKNAACRGERERALALYNTLTKEQKDQIPQQLRVWLRYRSEKYFGAHRTPPKSKRKSK encoded by the coding sequence ATGGCAAAGCAGGAAAATCCCCTTACGGGAGAAGCACTCATTAAGGAAGTCTGTCGGAGGATTCGGGTTGCCCGTAGCTACTGGGATGCTCATAAGAACGCTGCTTGTCGGGGAGAACGAGAGCGTGCTTTAGCTCTTTACAACACGCTGACGAAAGAACAAAAAGACCAGATTCCGCAGCAGTTGCGGGTGTGGCTTCGCTACCGCAGTGAGAAATACTTTGGCGCACACCGAACGCCACCCAAGTCAAAACGAAAGTCGAAGTAG
- a CDS encoding DUF6438 domain-containing protein, whose translation MRSPLLLSLIIGVASSVLSVSIPNSPFLAAETNTPNQRLLNQPRQVSPQVALTLERTACFGFCPIYKLTVYGNGKVVYEGKRFVKVTGTRTTTISKTAARKLIADFQKLNYFKLQDSYTGGHTDAPSAITSLTIGKKQKTVHHYLPSPDAPTQLTELENKIDTVVNSKQWIGTDAERAPRGTTK comes from the coding sequence ATGCGATCGCCACTTCTTCTAAGTCTAATAATCGGTGTAGCCAGTAGTGTTCTAAGTGTCTCTATTCCTAACTCCCCATTCCTGGCTGCTGAAACCAATACTCCGAATCAAAGGCTACTCAATCAACCTCGACAAGTCTCACCACAAGTTGCGCTGACACTCGAACGGACAGCCTGTTTTGGCTTTTGCCCCATTTATAAGCTCACTGTTTATGGCAATGGCAAGGTGGTTTACGAGGGCAAACGGTTTGTGAAAGTGACTGGCACCCGAACAACAACTATCAGTAAAACAGCAGCGAGAAAGCTCATTGCAGACTTTCAAAAGCTCAATTACTTCAAGCTTCAAGACAGCTATACAGGTGGACACACCGATGCACCTTCTGCCATCACCTCATTGACAATCGGCAAGAAACAAAAAACAGTACACCATTACCTTCCTTCACCTGATGCACCGACTCAACTAACAGAATTGGAAAATAAAATCGATACCGTAGTGAATTCTAAGCAGTGGATTGGAACAGATGCTGAACGCGCCCCACGGGGAACTACGAAGTAA
- a CDS encoding Precorrin-3B methylase: MSKQENPLTGVALIKEVCRRILVARSYWDAHNNAACRGERVKRSYSEGNRALALYNTLTKEQKDQIPQQLRVWLRYRSEKYFGAHRTPPKSQRKSK; encoded by the coding sequence ATGTCAAAGCAGGAAAATCCCCTCACAGGAGTTGCACTAATCAAGGAAGTCTGTCGGCGGATTCTGGTTGCCCGTAGCTACTGGGATGCTCATAATAATGCTGCTTGTCGGGGAGAACGCGTTAAGCGAAGCTATTCCGAAGGAAATCGCGCCTTAGCGCTTTACAACACGCTGACCAAAGAACAAAAAGACCAAATTCCGCAGCAGTTGCGGGTGTGGTTGCGCTACCGTAGTGAAAAATACTTTGGCGCACACCGAACGCCGCCCAAGTCGCAACGAAAGTCGAAATAG
- a CDS encoding Coq4 family protein produces MSKSPSIINADRSRSVTPELLKGLEGFLAFIDNGTDIEAVFDIAAALANHKVSAAAITYLKSHPEIAQLFEEQYIAPTPNLEALLKLPEDSLGFAYASHMRAANLDPEFYRQVELQDDTSYLALRMRQTHDIWHTVTGFGTDPVGEIGLQAFTLAQNRSPLAVMLIAAITLNTIKMNSDLNPLVRLIQQSYDLGDRAKPFLGQKWEEAWEKPLADWRAELNVTPFRHV; encoded by the coding sequence ATGTCAAAATCTCCCTCGATTATCAATGCTGATAGGAGTCGCTCGGTTACTCCAGAACTTCTGAAAGGTTTGGAAGGTTTCCTTGCCTTTATCGATAACGGAACAGATATCGAGGCAGTTTTTGATATTGCTGCTGCCTTAGCCAACCATAAAGTTTCTGCTGCCGCGATTACCTATCTCAAGTCCCATCCTGAAATCGCTCAACTTTTTGAAGAACAATATATTGCACCGACTCCCAATTTAGAAGCGTTACTCAAGCTGCCTGAAGATTCGTTAGGCTTTGCCTATGCCTCTCATATGCGAGCAGCCAACCTCGATCCAGAGTTTTATCGCCAAGTCGAACTTCAAGATGACACAAGCTATTTAGCACTGCGTATGCGACAAACTCATGATATTTGGCATACCGTGACAGGATTTGGCACCGATCCTGTTGGAGAGATTGGGCTGCAAGCATTTACGCTCGCGCAAAATCGCTCTCCCCTTGCAGTGATGTTGATTGCCGCAATCACCCTGAATACGATCAAGATGAACAGCGATTTAAACCCGCTTGTACGTCTCATTCAGCAGAGCTACGATTTGGGGGATCGGGCAAAACCCTTTCTAGGGCAGAAGTGGGAAGAGGCTTGGGAAAAACCACTAGCAGACTGGAGAGCGGAGCTAAATGTCACTCCTTTTCGCCATGTTTGA
- a CDS encoding T-complex 10 C-terminal domain-containing protein, with translation MDLEMVLNELSLRTPAADIPTAQQLMSELIGTVRQATTSGVKRVLRTSDEINTIELAPGYPVARWRNDPTVNREERSFFRTLTSKAPFWTDVAEEIKDNFDLSQVWHQGEEAKGLGFAVVIDALAVSLISEARWDCSRLELEVKRLDENEDLIDEPLEIIHASRSNHVQEHSNWINNRIRSRVVNGLELWNRKDELFPNLIFCKAVSEQLQSLGAESPILQLVKNRLSELEDYCKCWADEAFEPKSLRNVSPESQVTLQNPKYSKERTFLCPDGKERVFSWHAKLSFGWRIYFFPNKQRKIIIGYVGCHLRTVRYSN, from the coding sequence ATGGATTTGGAGATGGTACTCAATGAACTGTCTCTGCGAACTCCTGCTGCTGATATTCCAACAGCACAGCAATTAATGTCAGAGCTGATTGGCACTGTACGCCAAGCAACTACCAGTGGCGTGAAGCGAGTACTTCGCACTTCGGATGAAATTAACACTATTGAACTGGCACCTGGTTATCCGGTAGCTCGTTGGCGCAACGATCCAACGGTAAATCGGGAAGAGCGTAGTTTCTTCAGAACTCTCACATCAAAAGCTCCCTTCTGGACTGATGTTGCTGAAGAAATTAAAGACAACTTTGATTTGTCTCAGGTTTGGCATCAAGGAGAAGAAGCAAAAGGACTTGGCTTTGCTGTAGTAATTGATGCACTTGCGGTGAGCTTGATTTCAGAAGCCCGATGGGATTGTAGCCGCTTAGAATTGGAAGTCAAACGCTTGGATGAAAATGAAGATTTAATTGATGAACCGCTAGAAATTATCCACGCGAGTCGTAGCAACCATGTACAGGAACACTCTAATTGGATTAACAACCGTATCCGCTCAAGAGTTGTTAACGGGTTGGAACTCTGGAATCGCAAAGATGAGTTATTTCCCAACCTGATATTCTGCAAAGCTGTGAGTGAACAATTGCAGAGTCTTGGTGCTGAAAGCCCGATATTACAGCTTGTTAAAAATAGATTATCAGAGCTTGAAGACTACTGCAAATGCTGGGCAGATGAAGCTTTTGAACCAAAAAGCCTTAGAAATGTTTCTCCAGAAAGCCAAGTTACACTTCAGAATCCCAAGTATAGCAAAGAACGAACGTTTCTTTGTCCCGATGGTAAGGAGCGAGTCTTCAGTTGGCACGCTAAATTATCGTTTGGTTGGCGTATTTATTTCTTTCCAAATAAGCAAAGAAAGATAATTATCGGTTATGTTGGTTGTCACCTTCGGACTGTGAGATACTCTAATTAA
- a CDS encoding UBP-type zinc finger domain-containing protein, which yields MSCKHLNEVTLQNLIHKANYPVFRCEECMRINGRWVHLRICQTCGKMLCCDSSEHQHARRHYEETGHTVISSAELGEQWLWCFVDEQQKNY from the coding sequence ATGTCCTGCAAACACCTCAATGAAGTGACTCTGCAAAACCTAATCCATAAAGCCAACTATCCGGTGTTTCGCTGTGAAGAGTGCATGCGGATCAATGGTCGTTGGGTGCATCTTCGCATTTGTCAGACGTGCGGTAAGATGCTGTGTTGCGACTCGTCAGAACATCAGCATGCTCGTCGTCACTATGAGGAAACCGGACACACTGTAATCAGTTCAGCGGAGTTAGGAGAGCAATGGCTGTGGTGTTTTGTGGATGAACAGCAGAAGAATTATTGA
- a CDS encoding type II toxin-antitoxin system VapC family toxin, protein MTTYLLDTNVLLRSSDTNSPLQALADASVTRLLGRGNQLYITSQNIIEFWVVATRPATVNGLGWSVEQTRTEIELILNQFPQLEETPQIFPHWFNLVTSYQLQGKRVHDARLVAVMLAHGVTHLLTFNPNDFRGINEIVVVHPQALA, encoded by the coding sequence ATGACAACTTATTTGTTGGACACCAATGTTTTGCTAAGAAGTAGCGATACTAATTCACCCTTGCAAGCATTAGCGGATGCCTCTGTTACCCGACTTCTTGGAAGAGGCAACCAACTATACATCACCAGTCAGAATATTATCGAATTTTGGGTTGTTGCAACTCGTCCCGCAACAGTTAACGGCTTGGGATGGAGTGTCGAACAAACTCGTACTGAAATCGAGCTGATTCTCAATCAGTTTCCGCAGCTTGAGGAAACGCCACAAATATTCCCCCACTGGTTCAATCTGGTGACAAGCTACCAACTTCAGGGTAAGCGCGTACATGATGCCCGGTTGGTTGCCGTGATGTTGGCGCATGGTGTAACGCATTTACTGACGTTTAACCCAAATGATTTCCGGGGCATCAATGAAATTGTAGTTGTTCATCCCCAAGCGTTAGCGTAG